In Paenibacillus durus, the DNA window AGCTTCCTATGACTTGTTGTTGGAGAGTGGCTTTGGAGCGGTCACTGTTGAGAAAATTGCTGAGCGTGCCGGGGTGAGTAAAGCCACTATTTATAAATGGTGGCCCAACAAGGCTGCTGTTGTTATGGATGGCTTCCTTTCTGCTGCAGCAGAAAGACTGCCGCTGCCCGACACAGGCTCAGCATTCAATAATGTACTCATACACGCCACTAATTTAGCCCGATTCTTGACAAGCCGGGAAGGTAAGATCATTACGGAGTTAATAGGTGAAGGGCAGTTCGATTCAGGGCTGGCAGAGGCATACCGGCTCAGATATTTCTATCCGCGCCGGCTTGAGGCGAGACAACTATTGGAACAGGGGGTTCAGCGGGGGGAATTGAAGGGAAATCTTGATATTGAGTTAAGCATTGACCTGATTTACGGGCCGATTTTCTATAGATTGTTAGTAATCGGTGAGAAGCTGGACGATCCTTATGTGCAAAATATAGTAACCTCTGCGTTTGAAGGGATTAAATCAGACTGAATAATCAGCATGCATTTGCCAAATGACAACCTGATTGGATTCTGGGCAAATTCGCGCGGAATAAAAGAACGTCCCGGCTTCTGTGAATGAAGCCGGGACGTTTATTGTTTGTTCTGTTCGTATAAGGTTTTTTGGACCCACGATAAATACATAATAATATACGGGAAAGTATAAGTCTATATTTTTTTCGATTCCTTCTATACTTAGGGGTGACTTTACAAAGAATAGAGGGATATGATGTTCGTTAATCGTACGGAAGCGGAAGAAAGAATGGTTTTGGACCGGGCGGTGGCCCGGATTCGCCAAGCGCTGGAGGACTTGGACGGCCGAATTCGCGCGGCCCGGGATGAGATTATTGACGCCAAAAAATACGTGTGGGAGAACAGGGATCAGCTCGATCCGGCGGAAAGGGCGGCGAACGTCGTCGACATCTCGTTATCCATCGAACGGGGAGAAAGCGCGGTCGTCAAGCGGAGCAGACTTCAAAAGCTGGCCTTGGCTCCTTATTTCGGCAGGGTCGATTTCGCGGCCAACGACCAGGACGAAGCTCAAGCCTATTACATCGGCGTTTTTTCCTTCGGCGAAGAAGCCGGTCAAGAGAATGCGATCTACGATTGGCGTTCTCCGGTAGCGAGCCTTTTTTATGATTACAATGTAGGTCCGGCGCGCTATATCGCTCCCGAAGGTGACATAGATGGAGAGATAGGCTTAAAGAGGCAATATCGGATTCGGCAAGGCAAAATGGAGTATATGCTCGAAAGTGCGATGAACATTAACGACGATGTGCTGCAGAAGGAGCTGAGCCAAACGTCGGACGAGAAAATGAAAAACATCGTCGCCACCATCCAGAAGGAGCAGAATGAGATCATCCGGAACGAATACTCTCATGAGCTGATTATTCAGGGAGTGGCTGGATCTGGAAAGACTTCGGTCGCTTTGCATCGGGTTGCTTTTTTGCTGTACAGGCACAAGACGACGTTGACCTCACGGAACATCCTGATTATCTCGCCGAACAAAGTATTTTCCGACTATATATCGAACGTTCTGCCCGAACTGGGCGAGGAACAGATTGCGGAGATCGGATTCGACGAAATCGCCGCAAACGAGCTCGCCGGAGTATGCAAGTGTCAGACCTTTAACGAACAGGTAGCGGAGCTTGCGGCGTCCATGGACGTTTCCCTGATCGAGCGCATCCGGTACAAGGCCAGCGTGGATTTCGTTCGCAGGATGGACGGCTTTGTGGAACAAGTGAGCGAGAGTTATTTTTGTCCCGCCGATATTCGGTTCCATGACGTGCTCGTCGATAAAGAACAAATAGCGGATACCTACCGAGCCTCAGCCGGGCTCCCCGTAAAGCTCAGATTGGAAAAGACGGCTACGGTCATCTCCGGAAGAGCAAGGGATGCGGACGGCGGCAAGTTGAAAGCTTCTATGGTGAACAAACTCAAAACAGCGGTTAAAAAGATGTTCAAGACGCAAAATCTTCTCGCGATCTACAAGGACTTCTACGATTACGCAGGGAGACCGGAATTGTTCAAGCTCAGGAAACCGAGAACCCTTGAATTTTCAGACGTATTTCCTCTTGTTTATTTGAAGATCCGGCTTGAAGGGGCGAAGGGATACGACGAGGTCAAGCACTTGCTGGTTGACGAGATGCAGGATTATACCGCTGTCCAGTACGCCGTTCTCTCTTTATTGTTCAAATGTAAAAAGACGATCCTTGGCGATAGCAATCAGTCCGTGAATCCGTACTCTTCCTCTTCGATCGTAAGCATTAAACAAATATTCCCCGAAGCCGATACCGTCGAATTGTTAAAAAGCTATCGTTCAACCATCGAAATTATCGCATTCGCGCAGCGAATATATCCTAATAGCAAGATCGTTCCAATCGAACGGCATGGAACCCTTCCCCAAATTATTCAAGCCGAAAACGGCGCAAACGAAGTGATTCGAATTAGCGAGCTGATTAGGCAATTTAGGGTCTCCGAGTTTCGTACGTTGGGCATCGTCTGCAAGACGCAAGCTCAGGCGAAAGCTCTGCACGGGGAATTAAGCCAAACCGATCCATCCGTTCATTTGCTGGATTTCAGCAGCGAAACGTTTCACGAAGGGGTTATTGTAACAACAGTCCATATGGCAAAAGGCTTGGAATTCGATGAGGTCATTATTCCATACGCAGACTCGTCGAATTATAAGACGGATATGGACAGAAGTCTGCTGTATATCGCTTGCACAAGAGCTATGCATGCGCTAACGTTAACTTTCCACGGAGAAATCTCCTTGTTTATTTCGGATCGGAGCGGCGAAGTTGAAGAAGCTGACCTGCGACTGAAGTAATCACGGGGGCAGTGAAACCGACTCGGCTGAGAGAGCGCATCGCTGGCAGCGATGAATTCAGGGGTTCGAGTCCCTAAGAGTCCATCACAGAAAAAACGGCAGAGATGCCGTTTTTTGCGTTGTGCGGGACCTACATGATCAAGCAGGGAGTGGAGTGAGGAATCTAAAGGTCTATTCCAAAATTCCCAAATTCCGCTACTTAGCCTTCGGTTTCCTAAATTCCTATTCATGACCACCACGGACCGCACAGCCCTTATTTTCTCTATTTGGCACATTTAACCGGGCTAACGGACCGTATCGCGCTAATTCCCTATCCACCAGGCATATTTCGAGCGAATATCAGCAAATAGCTGCATCTGAGTCCACAAGCTTGACGAAAAAGTGCTTTTGGTGGAAATAAGAGCTCCTCGGTCCGTTGCGAAGTCGATGACTCTTCCGCCGTTACGACGCCTTCAAGAATTTCAGATAATCTTACCCTATTCTATGTATAATCCATCCACCGGATATTTATTTATACTCTTAGCTGGTACGTCCGTTTGCGCTGCTGTCCACCTGCGATATCCATTAACTGCTGTTCAACCAACTGATGTAGAATTCGCCTGGCATGTCTGTCGGTGACTTTGAGATGATGTGCAAGTTCCAAGGGTGTGAACGCCCTGAGCACACGTCTTGCGAAACGCAGAGTCTCCGCTTCCAGCCATGTTAACGTGGAAGAAACATCCGTCGCGATGAACTTACCTATAAAAGACAGCACCAACTGCTGGCATTGCTTGGGCTCTTCGACAATCGAAGGATAAGCGATGGGGAGAAAGGTCCAACCATCCAGGGCTAGCAAGCAATGCCGGCGGCATAAATCCTTGAACCGTCTGACATCCAGATCTCTGGCATGCGGTCCATAGCCTTGAATCTCAATCCCGCCTTTCACACCTCCAGGCATATAAGCCAAATCCAGATAGCGGTAGCCGTTATTGAAATCGCGTACTTCCCATTCGGGAAACAGATGATCCAAATTCCCGATTGCCGGGAACCATACCGTGCGGAGGAACTCAACCGTTCCGTGGCCTAACCCTTTACCCAGTAACTCCTTTCGCCTGTGGTTACTCTCTTTCTCCAGATTGCTTTTTAACCATTCCCCGTATTGCTGCTCAAATCGCGACATCGCTATGCTCCCCCTTAACTCATAAATCGAGTGTTAATTTATTTCCACAAAAAAACCGCTTCAATACAATGCCCTCCTGAAATCAATTCAGATGGATATTGCATGTAAGCGGCGTGTACTTCACGACCTTTGTTTCCTATTATATCGTACTATAAAGTGAATTCAAATTCATCATTCAGATGTAAGCTCAATGATACTTGTTAAGGACAGAAAGGAGTCTGACTTGATTGGAGTTTATCGGAGAAGGGCTGAAAATGCTTAGATGTGGAGTATCATGGAGGATTTTCTTAAATGATATGTATTTACTGTTGGAACAAATAGAAGAAGGCATATTGGCAATGAAGAATCATCTTAGTGGTTACTGGCCGCGACGGATGAATTATATTCGTATTCTCCTGATTATGATATGGGTCCAGACACCTATAAACATACGGATAATGTAGTTGCGAAACTTAGTGAGTTTGAGACAGATTTGTTAAAAACAAAGGCGAATCAAGCGTACAGTACGGAATCAAGAGAGTTAATAGTTACAGCACTTCTTTTGGCTATTAAACAATTTACCCGAAATAACAAAATTATAGATAGGGAGCTAAGGGTAATCCTTGCTGTTCTAAAGAAGAAATTGAAGTTACTATCTCCGATTTCGAAATAACAATATTTGACACAGGATGAGCTGGACAATCTCTTTAGCTAGTTCTATATTTACAATTATGGGAATAATGGAGTTCTGATTCAAGAATAATAAGTTATTTATTTGAAATGGGGTTAATAGATTGAACAATTACATAATTCGAAACTTTATTCCGGAAGACGTCTCCAGCATTTATAACGTTCAAGTAGCGTACAACAAAGTGTTCCCTGAAACATCAGTAATTCCAGGAGAAGCGTACCTTTCCCCCGAATTTGACAACGGGAATATGTTCTGTGCATTGAACGGGCAAGGTCTGCTGGAGGGATATTCCTCTATTTATCCTATAATGGCAGCAGACAGTAGCGATAGTGCGGAGAATATACTTTGGGTGGAAATTAAGTATAATCCCTTAACTGCGGATCATGCGGCATTAAGAGAGCGGTTATTTCAACATTTAATGAACAGAGTAAGTGAAATCAAGAAAGATGCAGTTAAAAAAAAGACCAAAATTTGCTTTACCTTTTTCCCGTCCGAACAGGAAAGTTCAGAGTATGTGCTTTCTAATGGTTTTATAGTAAATGAAGGGATTTATCATATGGCTAGAAATCTTGCTGAGCCCATTGAGTATTATCCTAATCCTGATCAGATTGAAGTGAAGGAGTGGAAGATGAACGAAGATAAAGAAATAGAAGATTACGTTCGAGCTTACAATGTAGCTTTTCCTGAGAAGCCATGGAATATAGAGGGAGTAAAGCATTTCATGTTATCTAGACTGTGGGCAGTGGGCACAACATTGTCTGCATTTAATAAGGGGCAATTAATTGGCAGTATTATGCTCTACTGGGATGAAGAAAAAAATATGAACGAAGAGATAAACAGAGCTTCTACGGAACAAATCTTCGTGTTACCTGAATGGCGTGGAAAGGGATTAGCAACATATCTAATTAGCCGAGGAATGGATTATTTGGCAGGCAAGGGGATGGACGAAACCCATCTTGAACTCCGGGCGAACAATGAGAATGCACTGAATATATATAAGAAGCTCGGGTATAAGGTAACAAACAGCGAAAATATTATTGAATGTGTTATTTAACAGCATTCCGAGAGAAGTTCCCTTCCTCTGCGCAGGGAGGGGATGAATATCGGTCAGGCAACCCTGGAAAATTATTGATCTACATTAGCTCATTTGATATAATCAGTCTTAGTTAGATATAAGGCTGGTGTATCAATGAAATTAGACTCGAATAATCACTCAGTATTCTCCCTAAACTACCATCTCATCCTTTGTATCAAGTACCGTAAAAAAGTGCTCACCGACGAGGTCTCCGAGTATGCGAGGAACATTTTTGAACGCATTGGAGAGAACTATCATATTACACTGAGCGAGTGGAATCACGATAGTGATCACATCCACGTACTGTTCAAGGCTCATCCCAAAACCGAACTATCCAAATTTATCAATGCCTATAAGAGTGCCAGTTCTCGCCTCATCAAAAAAGACTTCCCCGAAGTCAAAACGAAGCTGTGGAAAGAATATTTTTGGTCGCAAAGCTTCTGCCTAACTACTGTGGGCGGCGCTCCTTTGGAGGTACTAAAGGCGTACATCGAGAATCAAGGGAAGGAGGCGAAAATCAGGTGATCCGATGTGTCAAAACACCGTTTCACACCTCCAAAACGGATCTGGAACGGCTGTTTGCGTGTAACCGGATTTCAGCAGAAGTTTGGAATCATTGCTTGTCGGTAGCCAAAGACTATGCCCTGCAGCACGATGGAAAATGGACCGGAAAAACGGAACTTCAAGCGGCGCTCAAAAATCAGTTTCCACTGCATTCCCAGTCTGTACAGGCGGTTTGCCATAAATATCTTTTTGCCAGAGATAGCGCAAAACAAGCCAGAAAGCAAGGTCTCCCTACCAAATACCCTTACAAAAAGAAGAAGCACTTCAACACCAAATGGGTAGACCAAGCGTTCAAAATTGAGGGCAACACGATCCACTTAAGTCTGGGTATCCAAAACGGCAAACGCCAGCAGCCAATCAAAATCACCGTCCCGCAGTTGCCTGATGCGGACATCAAGGAAATCGAGCTGGTGTATGACCGGAAACTGATGATTTCTATGAGCTATGATGATGGACAAGCGGCAGCGGACAATCAAGGCAGCCAGACCGCAGGCGTTGACCTGGGAGAAATTCATTCCATCACGGCAACAACCACTGAAAACAAGTCAATCATTATCACCGGAAGAAAGGTAAGAAGCACTCACAGGCTGAGAAACAAGAAGCTGGCCGAGATCCAGAAGCTCATGAGCAAATGCCAAAAAGGCAGCCGGCAATGGAAAAAATACAACCGGGCTAAAAAATACATACTCAGCAAAAGCGAACGCCAACTGAATGACGCCATCCACAAAACCACAAGACAATTCGTAGAATGGTGCAGAAAAAACGAGGTCAAAGAGGCGGTTGTTGGAAAAGTGGACGGCGTACAGCGGAACACAAAAAAGAAGAAGAGAAAGATCGTAACCCAAAAGCTGTCCAACTGGAGCTTTGGCAAGATTCAGAAGCAGCTCGAATACAAACTGGAAGCCCAGAGAATCAGAGTTAAAACCATAGATGAAAGCTATACGAGCCAACAATGTCCTTGTTGCGGAAGAAGAAAAAAGACATCCAGCCGAAACTACAGCTGTTCCTGCGGCTATACCGAACACCGGGATGTACACGGGAGCAAGGGGATATTATCCAAGTATCTGCATGGAGAGATCCGTTTTTTGGGTGAAACGAAAGAAATCAAGTATCTACGGATCGCGTGAGTGCGAGAAGTAGTAGAAGGTGAGTTCCCACCCACTTGTACAAGTGTTGCTTACTGAACCCCACCGTTAGATTTCCGCATTCAGCGAAAGCAGATAGCCAACCTATGTGCTTATCGAAAGTAACGGTATGGGCTGGTAAGAAACCCCTGCTTCTAAACGAAGTGTAAGCAGGGGAGGTTCATCAGTGGAACACTAAAAATGAATATTAAGAACCCTGCATTTAAATGATATCGTGAATTTTTTGAATAGCCGCTTTTAAGGGCGGGCTTTCAAGGTATTACGGGCAGAAATAGACCGATTCCTTTGGACGAAGGCGGTCTATTTCTTTTTGAGGTAATTCGGCAAATCATTAATGATTATGCATGCCGACCAAGAGTATCAGGGACAGTATGACCAGTTATGGTGATTGGATAGCGCTCTAGTTTGTAGATTATTGACTTGAAATGCGCTGGCCTAGCTATGCTCCGCGATCTGCACCTCGAAGCCGTCGGGGTCCAGTATATAAAAGAAACGCAGGCTTGGATTCGGCATGATCGGTCCGCGCGCTACCGGGATGCCCTTGCTTTTCAAATTCTCTATTGCCTCATCCAGCGACTCCACGTCAAAACCAACGGAAACGCCGCATTCCGGCTTCAGGGCCGGGTCGTTTCCCTGTGGCGAGAAGTAGTCGAACAGGCATCTGTTTCGAAAAAGAAAATGATGCTTAGTGCAACGATCAATAATATTGATGTCCCTATAGGAAGTCATCATTTTGAAAGATAGTACCTAACTTATATCTTTGTTGTAAGATATACATGCATCCCCCGTTTGATAAGCTGCAAATGAAAGCCGTTATTGATAACCGGGCGGGCGAAAAGGACAATTAGTACAAGCAAAGGTTTAGGGCAAGAGCCCCTGACCATCACGCCAAAGCGCATTGCTGGCAACGATGCCAGCAGGGATTCACCCCCCTAGGCCACACTATACACAAATAAAGACCACGCTGATTAGGGCGTGTTTTTTTCGTTTGATGAGACCAACTCCTCTTTAATAAATTGCATCAATAGATTTTTGGATGATGAAATATACTCATTATTACGTGATTGCAGTATGCCGACCGGGATGGAAGAATCCTTCAGTTCGACGTTGATTTTCTTG includes these proteins:
- a CDS encoding TetR/AcrR family transcriptional regulator codes for the protein MNVKRGRPRNIETEKSILAASYDLLLESGFGAVTVEKIAERAGVSKATIYKWWPNKAAVVMDGFLSAAAERLPLPDTGSAFNNVLIHATNLARFLTSREGKIITELIGEGQFDSGLAEAYRLRYFYPRRLEARQLLEQGVQRGELKGNLDIELSIDLIYGPIFYRLLVIGEKLDDPYVQNIVTSAFEGIKSD
- a CDS encoding HelD family protein; this translates as MMFVNRTEAEERMVLDRAVARIRQALEDLDGRIRAARDEIIDAKKYVWENRDQLDPAERAANVVDISLSIERGESAVVKRSRLQKLALAPYFGRVDFAANDQDEAQAYYIGVFSFGEEAGQENAIYDWRSPVASLFYDYNVGPARYIAPEGDIDGEIGLKRQYRIRQGKMEYMLESAMNINDDVLQKELSQTSDEKMKNIVATIQKEQNEIIRNEYSHELIIQGVAGSGKTSVALHRVAFLLYRHKTTLTSRNILIISPNKVFSDYISNVLPELGEEQIAEIGFDEIAANELAGVCKCQTFNEQVAELAASMDVSLIERIRYKASVDFVRRMDGFVEQVSESYFCPADIRFHDVLVDKEQIADTYRASAGLPVKLRLEKTATVISGRARDADGGKLKASMVNKLKTAVKKMFKTQNLLAIYKDFYDYAGRPELFKLRKPRTLEFSDVFPLVYLKIRLEGAKGYDEVKHLLVDEMQDYTAVQYAVLSLLFKCKKTILGDSNQSVNPYSSSSIVSIKQIFPEADTVELLKSYRSTIEIIAFAQRIYPNSKIVPIERHGTLPQIIQAENGANEVIRISELIRQFRVSEFRTLGIVCKTQAQAKALHGELSQTDPSVHLLDFSSETFHEGVIVTTVHMAKGLEFDEVIIPYADSSNYKTDMDRSLLYIACTRAMHALTLTFHGEISLFISDRSGEVEEADLRLK
- a CDS encoding GNAT family N-acetyltransferase gives rise to the protein MNNYIIRNFIPEDVSSIYNVQVAYNKVFPETSVIPGEAYLSPEFDNGNMFCALNGQGLLEGYSSIYPIMAADSSDSAENILWVEIKYNPLTADHAALRERLFQHLMNRVSEIKKDAVKKKTKICFTFFPSEQESSEYVLSNGFIVNEGIYHMARNLAEPIEYYPNPDQIEVKEWKMNEDKEIEDYVRAYNVAFPEKPWNIEGVKHFMLSRLWAVGTTLSAFNKGQLIGSIMLYWDEEKNMNEEINRASTEQIFVLPEWRGKGLATYLISRGMDYLAGKGMDETHLELRANNENALNIYKKLGYKVTNSENIIECVI
- the tnpA gene encoding IS200/IS605 family transposase — protein: MKLDSNNHSVFSLNYHLILCIKYRKKVLTDEVSEYARNIFERIGENYHITLSEWNHDSDHIHVLFKAHPKTELSKFINAYKSASSRLIKKDFPEVKTKLWKEYFWSQSFCLTTVGGAPLEVLKAYIENQGKEAKIR
- a CDS encoding RNA-guided endonuclease InsQ/TnpB family protein is translated as MIRCVKTPFHTSKTDLERLFACNRISAEVWNHCLSVAKDYALQHDGKWTGKTELQAALKNQFPLHSQSVQAVCHKYLFARDSAKQARKQGLPTKYPYKKKKHFNTKWVDQAFKIEGNTIHLSLGIQNGKRQQPIKITVPQLPDADIKEIELVYDRKLMISMSYDDGQAAADNQGSQTAGVDLGEIHSITATTTENKSIIITGRKVRSTHRLRNKKLAEIQKLMSKCQKGSRQWKKYNRAKKYILSKSERQLNDAIHKTTRQFVEWCRKNEVKEAVVGKVDGVQRNTKKKKRKIVTQKLSNWSFGKIQKQLEYKLEAQRIRVKTIDESYTSQQCPCCGRRKKTSSRNYSCSCGYTEHRDVHGSKGILSKYLHGEIRFLGETKEIKYLRIA
- a CDS encoding VOC family protein yields the protein MMTSYRDINIIDRCTKHHFLFRNRCLFDYFSPQGNDPALKPECGVSVGFDVESLDEAIENLKSKGIPVARGPIMPNPSLRFFYILDPDGFEVQIAEHS